The Methylocaldum marinum genome includes the window CCTGTTCAAGCCGGGCGCAGAGAAAATTTGCGGCATGCTCGGCGTCACCGTGCACTATCCCAATCTCACAGCCTATGAGCAGGCCGCTCTCTCGGGACAACCTCTCGGCACGATCATTCTGCGCTGCGAATTGCGCGACAGCCAAGAACGGACGGTGGCCGAAGGCATAGGTGCGCGCAGCGTGCAGCAGGACTACGGGGACCTCAACAAAGCCCTCAAGATGGCCGGGAAGTCGGCTCACATCGATGCGACCCTGCGCATGGCGGGCCTGAGCGAGGTATTCACCCAGGATCTGGAGGACATGCAGCTAGGGCCGAGCTCAAAGCCACACACCGCAGAGCGGAACAAGCCCGCTCGGCGCGGCACCGAGCCCGCTCCGTCAGAATCTACGTCGGCTTCCGAGACCTCGGGACGTAGCCACCGGTTCAGCAGCGTTTCGCAGGACCAGATCGAAAAGCTGGAAGCTCGTATCGAACAACTGGGCCTGGACCGTGAGCGAGTCCTGCGTTGGGTCAGAGCTGCGAGCAGACACAAGATGAACGCTTTCGAAGAGTTGAGCCCCGAGATCTATGACAAACTGCTCGGGAAGTTGGACGAATGGGCTAGCCCGACTTCGAACGAATCGAGGTAACGACGTGGAAACCAAGCTTTACGAGATTGCCGATCAATACCAGCAGGCCTTGAACGAACTCATGAATCCGGATTTGCCACCGGATGTGGTGGAGGACACATTGGAAGCGCTGTCCGGCGAAATTTCCGTCAAAGCCTGGAACATAGCCGCCGCCCTCCTGCACATGGAGGGCGAAGCGGAACTGATTCGTCAGGCCGAGGAACGAATGAGCCGGCGGCGAAGGGCATTGGAAACCCGGGCGGCCGGATTACGGCGGTATCTGAAGGTCCAACTGGAGCGCATCAATATACGCGAGATTCGAAGCCCCCAATTCATCATAAAAGTCAAGCAAAATCCGCCCAAGGTCATCCTCGACGACGAGTCGGCCGTCCCCGGCGCATTTAAGCGTGAGGAAAGTATTATTCATATCGACAAGAACGGAATAAAACAGGCACTACTAGCAGGACGAACAGTACAGGGCGCTCACCTCGAACAGGAAACTCGGCTCGACATTAGTTGATGGGCGTTACCGTTTTGTGACGATAATCATACGCACATGCCCTGAAATCAACCGACTCTATTCCATTTTCGTTACATCAATATCGCCTATGGCAAGCTTCGGTATACTGCCGAAAGCAGGTACTTGAAACGGGAATATAGCACCTACGGGCGATTACTTATGGAAATAAGTGCGGAAAAATAGTTTATTTGTTTCTCCAAGGAGCGGAGCTGAAGCCGTTATAGACGGATAATATATTGTGGCCTTCGGCGCATATGTCATTTGAGTGGGTATTGAGGAGTTATCTTGTGAACAGGAAATTGTATGTCGGAAATCTGAATTATGGTCTTGGGAATGATGACTTGCACCAGCTTTTTGCGGCGCATGGTACGGTATACTCGGCCCATGTCATCATGGATCGAGAAACAGGGCGCTCCAAGGGGTTCGGATTCGTGGAAATGGGCAGCGCCCAGGAAGCACAGGCCGCCATTGCGGCCTTGAACGGCAAGGAAGTGAGCGGCCGCAGCCTGACGGTAAATGAAGCCCGCCCTCCCCAAGACCGAGGTGAACGCAACGGCAGCTCCAATCCCTTCGTGACGGCCGGAAGGCGTAACGGAGGTTACGGCGACCGCCGAGGCTAATCAGCATTCAGCAAATCGTCTTCGAGCGCCGACCGGTTCATTGAACCGGTCGGTCACTACACCACCCCACATTTCTCCACCTAGATCGTTCTTTTGACTCGATCGCGTTTCGCACGGCTCAATGCGTTGGAAGCGCGGCGGCGAGATCCTGCGCCAAGGCATCGAGCGCTCGACCTTGCGCGGCGGCCAAAGCCGCATGATCGCGGGCCGTCACCGGAATCGCCAGGCTGGTATGTCCGCGCCGGGCTATCGTTTTCTGATCTGCCTTGATCGTCCACAGCGCCTCGAAAACGACGCTCTCTCCCGGACGGAGTTCGAATCGGGAAACATCCACCAGAATGCGCTCGCTCGGGTCGAAAGACGCCATTTGGGAGTAGGCGGCTACCGTCGCATCGCGGACCAGGTGGGAAAGTCGAGCGGTCAGCGCGGCGGTGATCTCATCCTTCAAAGGTGCCGCCCAGCGGTGCTGCTCCAGCACTTCGAGTTCATGCTCGCTCTTGGCCACAACCCACTGGGGCTGATTCAAAGCGGCCGGTACCGTAACCGGCCCGAGCATGATGACGTTGCCGGCGTCGCTCAGGGTCCCACGCGTGGCGATGGGGCCATTCGCCGGCATCAGTGTATAAAAGCGTGCCGGTGACGAGGTGGCGCAGGCGGTAAAAAATCCGACAAGCATCGTCGTCCACAGTAGACGGGTCATCACTATTTTTCCTTCCCCATGATCAGCGATTCGGGGTGGCGCTCGAGATAATCCAACATTACGCGCAAGGATTGGGCTGCGCGGGAAACCTCGTTCAGGGCATCACGAACGTCGTGCTGTAGCGGCCCGTCACCGGCGAGCGTCTTCTGTGCTTCGCCCAGGGTACGTCTGGCGTCCGACATCGTGGTCTTCATCTCCGGCACCAATTCACGGTCCAGGCTGGACGCCAGCCGTTCCACGCTTTGCAGGGTCCGGTTCAATGAACTCATGGTTTGCCGGAGATCCGCGACAACCTGATCGAGCGGCAATTTGTCCAATTTCTTGACGATATTCTCGGCACTCTCCGAGAGCGACTGCAAGGTACCCGGCATAGTCGGAAGCTCCGGCGGTTCTCGCGTCCAGTCCAGGTGTGCCGACGGTGCGGCCGGGAAGAAATCGAGGGCGACATAAAGCTGTCCCGAGATGAGATTGCCGGTGCGCAATTGCGCCCTCAGTCCTCGTTCCACCATGCGGCTCAATTGTCCCTGCACCGCCTCGCGGGTCGTTGCGACAGATTCGCCCGCCCGATTGCGAATCATTCCGCTCCATCTCAAACCGACATCAACGGCAATCCGGAAGCGGTGGTTCCGTGCATCCCACTCACCGCGTATTCCCGTGACCTCTCCTGCGGGCAGCCCCCTGAAATCGAGCGGAGCACCGACCGATAGTCCGCGTATCGTCTCGTCGAAGTACAAGACCATGTTTCTCGGTTCGGATTTAGGGGGCGCGAAAGCCGCGGCTCGATTGGCAAAGAGGGGAAATGTCGAGTCCTCCGGCGCGGGTTTCGCCACTCCACTGTCTGGCGGAATGGAAAACGCGATCCCGCCCAACATGATGGTCATCAGAGACTCCGTGTCGAGTTTTATCCCATTGGCGTCCAGCGTTAGATCGAGTCCGCTGGCGTGCCAAAATCGGGTGTCGCCCACCACGAAACGATCATACGGCGTTTCCACGAAAACCTGGAGGGTGACGCCGGTTCCCGCCGGATCCATTTCGAACCCGAGCACCTTGCCCACTGCGATATGCCTGAAATAAATGGGAGAACCCACGTCCAGAGAGCCCAGGTCTTCTCCTTTGAGTACGAAGCGTTTGCCCTGCAGGTCGGAGGTCAGAATCGGCGGAACATCCAAACCTTGGAATTGATATTCGCGTTCGGCGGAGCTGCCCACGTCCATACCAATATAAGAGCCGGAAAGCAGGGTACCCAAGCCGGAAATGTTGCCGGCGACAACCCGCGGACGCACGATCCAGAAGCGGGTATCTTTCACCAGCCAATCCTCGGTGCCGTTGCGCATTTCGGCGGTGACGATGACGCTGGAGCGGTCGCTGCTGAGGGCTACATCCGTAACTTTGCCTACTTCCACGTCCCTATACTTGATAGTGGTCTTGCCGGGTTCCAGCCCCTCGGCGCTCTTGAAAACGAGGGTGACCACGGGGCCTTTTTCGGAGATGGCTTTCCAGGCCAGCCAGGCACCGATCAGCGCTGCGACCAATGGAATGACCCAGACGATGGAAAAAGTAAAACGGCTTGGTGGTGCAACCACCGCGGCCGGCAATGAATCGCTCGGATCAGTTTCCGGAGCGGACTTGGCATCGTTATCTCGTATGAACATTGTCTTGGATGGAATCCCAAATCAGTCGAGGGTCGAAGCTCATGGCAGCGCACATGGTGAGCACAACCACGGCGCCGAAGGCTATGGCCCCGGGCCCTGCCTGCACAGCCGCCAAAGGACGTACGTCCACCAGGGCCACCAGCATGGTAACGACGAAAATATCCACCATCGACCAGCGCCCGAGCCTTTCGGTCAGCCGATACAGCCGGGTACGATCGAGCGGACGCCAACGAGAACCGGCCTGCACCGTCACCAGGAGCACAACGAGAGCCATCAGCTTCAGGAGAGGCACCATCACGCTGGCAAAGAACACCAGTAGCGCCAAGGGCCACGATCCCGACATCCACAGATAGACCACACCGCTCATGATGGTGTCGACTTGAGCCCCGACGATCGATGAGGTAGACATGACCGGTAACACGTTGGCGGGAATGTATAAGATCATGGCGGCGATCAGGAGAGACCAGCAGCGGCCGATACTATTCGGTTTGCGGACATGAAGCGCACCCCCGCATCGCGAGCAATGCTGTTCCATGTTTTCCGGCGAGGCTCGGGCAAGCAGTCCGCAGGCATGGCAGCTCAGATAGCCGGCCCCGGCATTTGCCTTTGTTCCGGTGGGATAGCGTCGACCCAGACGCAACCATATCTCTTCGCTATCCAAGGAGGCCGCAGTCGCCGCCATGACGAAAATAAAGGCCCCGAAAAGCCATAGCGACCAGCCCGGCTGAACAGTCGCCATGTGGGCGAGCTTGACCAGGGCGACGAGGATTCCCAGCATCAGCACTTCGATCATGCCCCACGGTCGCAGCGCCTGAATCAATCGGAACACTGCCGCTTGTCCGCGGATTTTTTTGTTCAGCTTGAGAGGGAGCAGAACAAATAACAGTCCGGATAGCTCCATTGCCGGCACTACGAAGGTAGTAAATAGCACCAGGCCGGACATTATGCCCATGCCCTGCTTTTGCAGTTCCAGAACGGCACCGACCAGCGTCGTCTCGGTATGTTTGCCCTGGATGCTCAGCCCCAGAATCGGGTACATATTGGCAACCGCGAACAAAATGAATGCCGCAAGGGAAAAAGCCAATGTCCGGTCCAGGGTGTCTCTCGGCGCATGATACAGCTGCGCGCCGCAACGGCGGCAGCGCGCACTCTGCCCCGGCGCAAGCGGAACCTTGCGCTGAAGAAGATCACATTCATGACAGGCACAAAGCTTATCGAAATCGCCGAAGGCAGGGGCAGCCTCTGCGGCAGAACTAGCGGACGAATACACGAGAGGACAGTGGAGAACTGAATTGAGCTGTTAAGAATCGAACTTCGTGGGTTATTTTTACTGTAAAACTCCCCCGATTCCGGAGAATGCCGCCGAAATACTGCACAAAGACCAGGCACTCGCGCCCCGGCCGCAGGCGATCTCTTTATCCGCCGATGAGAACGGTGGGCTGGCCCGAGACGATTACCCCGCCGTGAGCCGTTAGATCGCCCATGCGCGCCGCCGGCTGACCGCCGATCAATACAGTGGCCGAGCCCTGAGCGATAGTATCCGGCGGACCGACACAGGTTACCACATCGCCGACTCGAGCGGCGGGCAAAGAACCGATCAGGACTGTGGGTGCACCGGGAGCGGTGATCGGTCCACCGACATGGGGTTTGGGTCCGTCGAACATGGGACAGGTATGCATGTCGGTGAGGCGGGCCGCGGGTTTGCTCATATGAACCTTGTTTCACCCATCATTCAGCGTACTTCATGGCTTTGGAACGGCAGGTTTGGGTGCCAACCGCCCGTTGCCCCGGCAGGCGATGTCTATCCCCTGCATCAGAAACTGCCGGTATTTTTCCGGCGCATTTTCCGGTTCGCTTTGCACCGCGGCCAACATCACGGCCCCGGCAACCGCCTTGCCCGTGAGGTTATCCGCAGGCAGAACGACCGGCGCCTCCGGTGGCGCCATGCTACCCCCGCTCCAAAAAGCGCCCATCGCCGCCCAACTCTCTGGTCCCTGGAATTGGCGCGCTTCCGCAGCGGCAAACGCCATTCGGCGGTGCTCCTCATTAAGCTTGTAAACCCAATGTTCGGCAATTTGAACCGGTTCAGCGCTGTTGCGGCGGGATTATCTCCCAAAGCGCTGCGGGCGCACAGGCCGGCCCACCACGTCGCCTCGCGCTTCGGAAGCGCTCGCGCCAGAAATTTGACGGCGTCCGGATATAAGGCATTTTCCATGAGCAATCGCAAAGATTCGGCTGCGCCGACCTCGGGGCTCAGCAATCGGCGCGCCGCCTCGTCGAGGTCGATGTCCCGGCAGACGGACACTGCATTGGCAGCGGTAACCTTGGTGTATACGCGTTCAATCATCGTTAAATCCCGGCTCGGATAAGAACTCGCTTAATTGACCCTGACGAGACCGCCCTTGGCGGTCAGCATCCCGTCACCTTTTACGGTCGTCATGGGCGCTTTGAGCTCGGCCATGGTTGTTCCCTCGATGTTGATCATCATGCCTTTGATCGTCACCCCGGTCTGATCGATCTTGATGCTGTTCTGGCCCACCTTGAGTTCGATGGACTGTATCGCCTCCAGTGTGCTTTTGCCCAGGTCGATCTTGGTCTCCTGGTTTCCCTGTTTGATTGAAAGGGTGTGATTGCTCATGTCCAGGAGCACTTCCCAGTTGCCCTGCTTGAGCTGCAGCTTGTCATTACCCTGCTCCAGCGTTGCCGTCCGGTTATTGTAAATGTCGACCGTCTGGTCGCCGGGGTCCTGTTTGTCAAAACCGACCCTGAGCGTGGCACTGTTTTCGACGACCACGTTCATGTCCTTCTCGGCATGGATATAGATTTCCTCGTTCCCGATGTCGTCTTCCATGCCGATCTCGTTAAAGTTATCCGACGCGCCCTGCTTCGAGCTGCGTGACTTGATGCCGGTTTGCGTGGCCTTGTCCGGCAATGGATAGGGAACGGTCTGTTCCGAGTTGTAGACGCGCCCGGTGATGATGGGTTGGTCCGGGTTGCCTTCCAGAAAATCCACGATCACTTCCTGTCCGATGCAGGGTATCGCAATCGCTCCCCATCCCTTGCCCGCCCAAGCCTGGGACACGCGCACCCAGCATGAACTGGTCTCGTCCCGGCTCTCGGCGCGGTCCCAGTGAAACTTGACCTTCACGCGCCCAAACTGCTCTTGGTTTCACGAAGTCGAAGTCGTTCACGGTATAGCTGCCGGGCTGAACGACCCGTCTAAAGGACCAGGCGAAGAGATGATACCGAAGGCGCCGTTCCTGGTTATCCGGCGGTAGAAAGGGTACTTCGGCATAGCCGGAGACTTCGGAATGGGCATTGGCGGAATCGACGAGATTGAGCGTGTGCTTATCGTTCTCGTGCTTGAAGAAATAGTAGATGCCTTCTTCTTCCAACAGTCGATTGACGAAATCGAAGTCGCTTTCGCGGTACTGCACGCAGTACTCGCGCAGTCGATAGGTTTCGCTCAGCGACTCCTGGACATCGCCGCTGAAACCGTGCTCCTCGAAAATCGCCTTGACGATTTGGGGCACGGTCTTATCCTGAAAGATGCGGCAATTGGTCTTGCGTGTCAGAAACCACAGCCACGGCCGTAGTATCGCCCGGTAATGAGCGAACTGGCCGAGATCGGGTTCCTGGCTGAATTGGACGGCGTAGCCGTTGAAATAACGGGTTCCGCCGTGGGGAAGCTCCAGGGCGACGGTGAGTTTCTTTCCCAGAATGTCCTTAGCCGCGAGATTCCGATTTTCGCTGAGCAAGTCCACTTCCAATTCAAACGAACGGCTGAACTCTTCTCGCCCTTGCATCCGGAAAAACAACAAAACGTCTTTAACCAAAAGGGCTCGTTACGGAAACCGACCGGAAATCCTGGATAAACGACATAGGAATGACTCGTTGGATTTATTGGAGGGCGACTCTTATTAATCCGGCCCTTAAATACCCTATTGATTCCGTTCGGGCTGAGCTTGTCGAAGCCCCAAGCCGAGTGCCTTTCGACAAGCTCAGGGCGAACGTTATTTTGGGCCGGGTCAATAAATAATAGAGTTGTACCTGATGCTAATGCATGGTATTGATAGCCCACTTGTTTCTCAAATAAATCCGAATATAAAAACCTTCCATGATCTACGACAAATTTAGCCAAATAACCGATGACCGCATCGTGGAATCGTTGATTGGAATGCCCAAGGCGAAGTTCACAGCCCTCGTCAAAGTATTTGAGTCGGCCGCTCAAGCCATCGATCGAGAGCGTGTCGAAAAGGGCGAGATAAAACACGTTAAACAGGGCGGCCCTAAAGGTTATCTTGATTCTTACGAGAAAAAGCTGTTTTTCGTTTTGTACTATCTGAAAACCTATCCCACTTTTGACGTTCTGGGCTTTCATTTCGGTTTTAGTGGCGGACATGCCCATGCCCACATCGACCGCTTGCTGCCGGTTTTAGTGCGAGCGTTGACAAGCCTCAACGTCATGCCGGAGCGCACGCTAACAACCCCAGAAGAATTCTCTCAACTCATTGATCAATATAAGAACATAGCGATCGATGGCGTGGAGGTCGCTTGCGTTCGACCCCAAGATGAAACTGAACAGGAAAAGCATTACAGCGGAAAAAAAAAAGACATACGCTCAAATCCCTCGTAATCTCCGACTTTAATCGAAGGATATTGTTTTTGTGTTGCATTGTGGCAGGCAGCGTACATGACTACACACTCATGAAAGACGTCTTCACACCGGGTTCAGCGTGGTTCGAGAAGGTCAATTTATGGCTTGACTTAGGATTTCTGGGCGCGGACAAAGATTATCAAAGTACCCAAATATATCTACCCCACAAGAAACCCAGAAAATCCAAGAAAAACCCTAATCCGACATTGACGCCTGAGCAGAAGAAACAGAACAGAAAACAAGCCGCCACGCGGGTCATCGTTGAGCATGCCATCGGTGGCATGAAGTTCTTCCACTGCTTGATGCATCGGATTAGAAATCATCTGGGTCACTTCGTGGATTATTTTTTCTCACTTTCCGCCGGGCTTTGGAACTACAAAATCTATTGATTTACAATTGTTTAGCATCTGAAACAACTCTAATAATCAAAATAGGATACCGTTCTATGGTTTCCGGGGTGGTGGGTCAATTTAGTTGAAAGCAGTGGCGATTAATGAAGAGGCCGATCACCCCATCGTGAAGCAACTCAGATTTTGAAAAGCAGATCGTTTTGCGAGTTAAGCGCTTGATGCGAGTGCGTAACAAAAGGTTTTTGTTTTCGATCTTTTGCGTATATTTCTTACCAATGACGTGCTGGTTTGCCGGAATGAACGCCGCATAGCTTGGCCAATCATCGGTGTAATAGGTTCGAATATTGAAAACGCGCAGATTGGCGATCAATTGTTCGCAAACGTCCTCTTTGCGCCGCCCAAACACAAATGACAAAATGCATCCGGTGGCGGCGTCGATGGCGTACCAGAGCCAACGTTGGTTCTTCTTGCGAGCCACATAGCTCCACTGTTCGTCCGCCTGAACATCCATCGGCGAATCAAAGAGATGCCTGATTTCCACGGCGATTTCCCGAGAGCTAAGGATTCACCGTGACCACTTCGGTGGACTTTTTTTCAGTGTAGACATGACTGTGTTTTTCCCAATCCCGAGAACACGAGCGGTATCTCGAATACCACTGCCATTCATCGCCATGTCAACAATCTGTTCTTTGATACCGGACTCGTAGGCCCGGTAAATGTATTCGGTCTTGAAGGTGCGCCCACAGTGCTTGCAACGAAAGCGGGGGTAACCACTCTGTGTACCATAGCGCACCACATCGGAACTTTTACAGTATTTGCACGGAATCGTTTGATAGGCCATTGGTCCAGTCAATGCTTAAGCTAAGAAATAATTGTACATTGTAGTATATAAACTACTTAAACCCACCACCGTTTCCGGCAACTCGGCCCAAGACGCTATGCCGGGCAAGGTCCGTATTCAGGAACGGGTCGCGACGACGAGAAAGCCATCCACCGGGACGCCGGCCTCGTAGCGCAGCATCTGCGGCTCGATCCGATGGGCAATAAGACCGGTGCTGGTCAATCCATGTCTTAAATATTCTTCGGTATGGCTGTATCGACCGTGGGGATTGAGCTGGTACCCCGTGGGCGGACCTTGATCGGCTGCCTCTACGGTGAAAATGAAATATCCGTCTCGTTGCAGTGCCTTTGCGACTCGATCGAAAACCTCCCGCAAATCGCCGAAGTAAACCAGTGTGTCGGCGGAAACGATCAGGTCGAATCTATCCGTGTGCCGGCCGATAAAGTCCGTCAATTCGGCCTCGATCAAGTCGTCGTACCGGCGGCGGGCGCGAGCCTTCTCCAGCATATTCGCCGACAGGTCCACACCGACCAGGCGTTCCGCGTAAGGACGCAGAAACTCCCCGCACAGCCCGGTTCCGCACCCGGCGTCGAGCACTTCCAGGCCGCCACTGTCGGGACCGTACAATGTGGCGATGGACTCCTTTACCAGTCCGGGCGCCCGATAATCCAGGGCCTTGAGTACATCATCGAAACTGTCGGCGAAACTGTCGAAGGTCATCCGCACATAATCGTCGGACGCCCGTGCCGGAGCGCACGATCCGGTATATGAATGCAGCCGATGCACCGCCAAAGGATTGGTCGGATCGTGTTCCAGCCATTGCCTAAGCGTGGGTAACGCTTCTTCAATCAGGCCTTGCAGATATAGAACGTGGCAAAGATTCTCATAGTCTTCCGAGCGATATGGCCGAAGGTTGATCGCCTTGCGGAAAGCCTCCGCAGCTTCCCCGAATTTACCCTGTTTCCGAAAGACATTTCCATAGTTGTGATAAAACCCGGCATACTCAGGCATCAATTCGATTGCCTTGGCGAACGCTTGCGCGGCTTCTTCTAATCTGTCCAGATCCTTGAGAACAGTCCCCAGATTGTTATACGCCGCAGCATTGCCGGAACTCACTTCGATTGCCCGCCGGTAAGCGGCCACCGCCTTTTCAGGCAGACCTGCCTTGTTATAAATGTTGCCGAGGTTAT containing:
- a CDS encoding paraquat-inducible protein A, producing MYSSASSAAEAAPAFGDFDKLCACHECDLLQRKVPLAPGQSARCRRCGAQLYHAPRDTLDRTLAFSLAAFILFAVANMYPILGLSIQGKHTETTLVGAVLELQKQGMGIMSGLVLFTTFVVPAMELSGLLFVLLPLKLNKKIRGQAAVFRLIQALRPWGMIEVLMLGILVALVKLAHMATVQPGWSLWLFGAFIFVMAATAASLDSEEIWLRLGRRYPTGTKANAGAGYLSCHACGLLARASPENMEQHCSRCGGALHVRKPNSIGRCWSLLIAAMILYIPANVLPVMSTSSIVGAQVDTIMSGVVYLWMSGSWPLALLVFFASVMVPLLKLMALVVLLVTVQAGSRWRPLDRTRLYRLTERLGRWSMVDIFVVTMLVALVDVRPLAAVQAGPGAIAFGAVVVLTMCAAMSFDPRLIWDSIQDNVHTR
- a CDS encoding PqiC family protein → MTRLLWTTMLVGFFTACATSSPARFYTLMPANGPIATRGTLSDAGNVIMLGPVTVPAALNQPQWVVAKSEHELEVLEQHRWAAPLKDEITAALTARLSHLVRDATVAAYSQMASFDPSERILVDVSRFELRPGESVVFEALWTIKADQKTIARRGHTSLAIPVTARDHAALAAAQGRALDALAQDLAAALPTH
- a CDS encoding PqiB family protein, which encodes MFIRDNDAKSAPETDPSDSLPAAVVAPPSRFTFSIVWVIPLVAALIGAWLAWKAISEKGPVVTLVFKSAEGLEPGKTTIKYRDVEVGKVTDVALSSDRSSVIVTAEMRNGTEDWLVKDTRFWIVRPRVVAGNISGLGTLLSGSYIGMDVGSSAEREYQFQGLDVPPILTSDLQGKRFVLKGEDLGSLDVGSPIYFRHIAVGKVLGFEMDPAGTGVTLQVFVETPYDRFVVGDTRFWHASGLDLTLDANGIKLDTESLMTIMLGGIAFSIPPDSGVAKPAPEDSTFPLFANRAAAFAPPKSEPRNMVLYFDETIRGLSVGAPLDFRGLPAGEVTGIRGEWDARNHRFRIAVDVGLRWSGMIRNRAGESVATTREAVQGQLSRMVERGLRAQLRTGNLISGQLYVALDFFPAAPSAHLDWTREPPELPTMPGTLQSLSESAENIVKKLDKLPLDQVVADLRQTMSSLNRTLQSVERLASSLDRELVPEMKTTMSDARRTLGEAQKTLAGDGPLQHDVRDALNEVSRAAQSLRVMLDYLERHPESLIMGKEK
- the tssI gene encoding type VI secretion system tip protein TssI/VgrG, producing MKVKFHWDRAESRDETSSCWVRVSQAWAGKGWGAIAIPCIGQEVIVDFLEGNPDQPIITGRVYNSEQTVPYPLPDKATQTGIKSRSSKQGASDNFNEIGMEDDIGNEEIYIHAEKDMNVVVENSATLRVGFDKQDPGDQTVDIYNNRTATLEQGNDKLQLKQGNWEVLLDMSNHTLSIKQGNQETKIDLGKSTLEAIQSIELKVGQNSIKIDQTGVTIKGMMINIEGTTMAELKAPMTTVKGDGMLTAKGGLVRVN
- a CDS encoding siphovirus Gp157 family protein, translated to METKLYEIADQYQQALNELMNPDLPPDVVEDTLEALSGEISVKAWNIAAALLHMEGEAELIRQAEERMSRRRRALETRAAGLRRYLKVQLERINIREIRSPQFIIKVKQNPPKVILDDESAVPGAFKREESIIHIDKNGIKQALLAGRTVQGAHLEQETRLDIS
- a CDS encoding transposase family protein, whose amino-acid sequence is MLFLCCIVAGSVHDYTLMKDVFTPGSAWFEKVNLWLDLGFLGADKDYQSTQIYLPHKKPRKSKKNPNPTLTPEQKKQNRKQAATRVIVEHAIGGMKFFHCLMHRIRNHLGHFVDYFFSLSAGLWNYKIY
- a CDS encoding tetratricopeptide repeat protein, encoding MSHSEETDFRIEEVTPELALSGAIRLLQADRLDDAERILDVLLDNYPNIPEFLHFYGILAHRKGRDHVAIESIEKAVALAPGYADAHNNLGNIYNKAGLPEKAVAAYRRAIEVSSGNAAAYNNLGTVLKDLDRLEEAAQAFAKAIELMPEYAGFYHNYGNVFRKQGKFGEAAEAFRKAINLRPYRSEDYENLCHVLYLQGLIEEALPTLRQWLEHDPTNPLAVHRLHSYTGSCAPARASDDYVRMTFDSFADSFDDVLKALDYRAPGLVKESIATLYGPDSGGLEVLDAGCGTGLCGEFLRPYAERLVGVDLSANMLEKARARRRYDDLIEAELTDFIGRHTDRFDLIVSADTLVYFGDLREVFDRVAKALQRDGYFIFTVEAADQGPPTGYQLNPHGRYSHTEEYLRHGLTSTGLIAHRIEPQMLRYEAGVPVDGFLVVATRS
- a CDS encoding PAAR domain-containing protein, which encodes MSKPAARLTDMHTCPMFDGPKPHVGGPITAPGAPTVLIGSLPAARVGDVVTCVGPPDTIAQGSATVLIGGQPAARMGDLTAHGGVIVSGQPTVLIGG
- a CDS encoding DUF6931 family protein — encoded protein: MAFAAAEARQFQGPESWAAMGAFWSGGSMAPPEAPVVLPADNLTGKAVAGAVMLAAVQSEPENAPEKYRQFLMQGIDIACRGNGRLAPKPAVPKP
- a CDS encoding helix-turn-helix domain-containing protein; the encoded protein is MIYDKFSQITDDRIVESLIGMPKAKFTALVKVFESAAQAIDRERVEKGEIKHVKQGGPKGYLDSYEKKLFFVLYYLKTYPTFDVLGFHFGFSGGHAHAHIDRLLPVLVRALTSLNVMPERTLTTPEEFSQLIDQYKNIAIDGVEVACVRPQDETEQEKHYSGKKKDIRSNPS
- a CDS encoding RNA recognition motif domain-containing protein, encoding MNRKLYVGNLNYGLGNDDLHQLFAAHGTVYSAHVIMDRETGRSKGFGFVEMGSAQEAQAAIAALNGKEVSGRSLTVNEARPPQDRGERNGSSNPFVTAGRRNGGYGDRRG